From the genome of Streptomyces sp. NBC_01116, one region includes:
- a CDS encoding pyridoxal-dependent decarboxylase, producing MPDLEDGSTETDPFPSLPLDAGALRDILDARLAEIPDWHGDDEPVRLGFAMTAPHPLALLGHEQFVARNANNVGVHTRFGDGVRGTRRLEREAVLALGGLLHADSVDGYLTGGANEGTLAGLRIGRNALRAGGATRVVVLTSDLAHHSVAKAAEILDLRIVTCPVGPSWVWDAESVASALDELAAQDTAAGDGNHRTGVIVVTTAGYYNTGLVDPIDEIAALLGRRVADGTGPASFHHVDAAHGGMILPFTAPATPFDFRNPHVHSVVLDPHKSGLMPYSCGVFLCRKGLLGHGAVAAPMSGFIDETITGSRSGAMAAALWSLVFGVAAEGYRKTFRRCLELRDELAEAIRAVDPDALTKPSPGNTVLVVGFSADDGKLPRELTERYRLVGNRLPWRAEDGRVVDRLFHHFYAMPHMTSAHIEGFAGHLATTLSRPIPAAPAVQPRRATDEEPPRPVGEPGAAPAELRSLRSSSACLRHLVVHPPQRRDPDDYPHAYSFHTFQSRAELGEQVQSRPWGDDGAGNDLHIYAPDLDRPFANELFGVVSPEQWSLEVLDRHQQKLSLVGAAHFAHFGPARTPDVPVVLANFHADGSFRSAEYKYGDRWHNDEIQVFATGTVVKIGKDARSVRRQGDDYSFSLDTSLELRITLRDDAEPPRIVRIARHADPALPRRRHLLRGQYRRFPNRFFDTVVELSVGVHHRSAVPAKLLLENTGPLLARSAELGLVRVDPSLADGVLRVDLVEVGGARTLTTEIPLALGARLGVLLRGIPVGEPERLVPADVVAWAERLGPLVARLREAGATRDGLRLLTAGDPVVGPT from the coding sequence ATGCCCGATCTTGAGGACGGGTCGACGGAGACCGACCCCTTCCCCTCCCTGCCGCTCGACGCGGGGGCCCTCCGCGACATCCTGGATGCCCGGCTGGCGGAGATTCCCGACTGGCACGGCGACGACGAACCGGTACGCCTGGGCTTCGCCATGACCGCCCCGCACCCGCTGGCCCTGCTCGGCCATGAGCAGTTCGTGGCCCGCAACGCGAACAACGTCGGTGTGCACACCCGTTTCGGCGACGGGGTCCGCGGCACGCGCCGCCTGGAGCGCGAGGCGGTGCTGGCGCTCGGCGGGCTGCTGCACGCCGACTCCGTCGACGGGTATCTGACCGGCGGTGCCAACGAGGGGACCCTCGCCGGGCTGCGCATCGGCCGGAACGCCCTCCGCGCGGGTGGAGCCACCCGGGTCGTCGTCCTCACCTCGGATCTGGCCCACCATTCGGTGGCCAAGGCGGCGGAGATCCTCGATCTGAGGATCGTGACCTGTCCCGTGGGGCCCTCCTGGGTGTGGGACGCGGAATCCGTTGCGAGCGCCCTCGACGAACTGGCCGCCCAGGACACGGCGGCGGGGGACGGGAACCACCGGACCGGCGTGATCGTGGTGACCACGGCCGGCTACTACAACACCGGTCTTGTCGACCCGATCGACGAGATCGCCGCTCTGCTCGGCCGCCGGGTCGCCGACGGGACGGGGCCGGCGTCCTTCCACCACGTGGACGCCGCCCACGGCGGCATGATCCTGCCGTTCACCGCGCCCGCGACGCCCTTCGACTTCCGCAACCCTCACGTCCACTCCGTGGTGCTCGACCCGCACAAATCCGGCCTGATGCCCTACAGCTGCGGCGTCTTCCTGTGCCGGAAAGGTCTGCTCGGCCACGGTGCCGTGGCGGCGCCGATGTCCGGATTCATCGACGAGACCATCACCGGGTCCCGCTCCGGAGCCATGGCCGCGGCGCTCTGGTCGCTGGTCTTCGGCGTCGCCGCCGAGGGTTACCGGAAGACGTTCCGCCGCTGCCTGGAGCTGCGCGACGAGCTTGCCGAGGCCATCCGCGCGGTGGACCCCGACGCACTGACGAAGCCGTCGCCGGGCAACACCGTTCTCGTCGTCGGGTTCTCCGCTGACGACGGGAAACTGCCCAGGGAGCTCACCGAGCGCTACCGCCTCGTCGGCAACAGGCTTCCCTGGCGGGCCGAGGACGGGCGGGTCGTCGACCGGCTCTTTCACCACTTCTACGCGATGCCGCACATGACGTCGGCCCACATCGAGGGGTTCGCCGGGCACCTGGCAACGACGCTGAGCCGACCCATCCCGGCGGCCCCCGCCGTCCAGCCGCGGCGCGCGACGGACGAAGAGCCGCCCCGGCCGGTCGGTGAACCCGGCGCGGCCCCGGCGGAGCTGCGCTCCCTGCGCTCCTCCAGCGCCTGCCTGCGCCACCTCGTCGTGCACCCCCCGCAGCGCCGCGACCCCGACGACTACCCGCACGCGTACTCCTTCCACACCTTCCAGTCCAGGGCCGAACTCGGCGAGCAGGTGCAGAGCCGGCCCTGGGGCGATGACGGCGCCGGGAACGACCTGCACATCTACGCTCCCGACCTCGACCGCCCCTTCGCCAACGAGCTGTTCGGAGTGGTCAGTCCCGAACAGTGGTCCCTGGAAGTGCTCGACCGCCACCAGCAGAAGCTCTCCCTGGTCGGGGCCGCCCACTTCGCCCACTTCGGCCCGGCCCGTACGCCCGACGTCCCCGTGGTCCTGGCGAACTTCCACGCCGACGGCTCGTTCCGGTCCGCCGAGTACAAGTACGGTGACCGCTGGCACAACGACGAGATCCAGGTGTTCGCCACCGGCACGGTCGTCAAGATCGGCAAGGACGCGCGCAGTGTGCGGCGGCAGGGGGACGACTACTCCTTCTCCCTGGACACCTCGCTCGAACTGCGCATCACCCTGAGAGACGACGCCGAACCGCCCCGGATCGTACGGATCGCACGGCACGCCGATCCCGCCCTGCCCCGCCGCCGCCACCTGCTGCGCGGTCAGTACCGCAGGTTCCCCAACAGGTTCTTCGACACGGTCGTCGAGCTGAGCGTCGGCGTGCACCACCGCTCCGCCGTCCCGGCGAAGCTCCTGCTGGAGAACACCGGACCGCTCCTGGCCCGCTCGGCGGAGCTCGGCCTGGTCCGCGTGGACCCGTCACTGGCCGACGGCGTCCTGCGGGTGGACCTCGTGGAGGTGGGCGGGGCGCGGACGCTCACCACCGAGATCCCACTGGCCCTGGGTGCGCGGCTGGGTGTTCTGCTGCGCGGCATTCCGGTCGGTGAGCCGGAACGCCTGGTGCCCGCCGACGTCGTGGCCTGGGCCGAGCGCCTCGGCCCACTGGTGGCGAGGCTGCGTGAGGCCGGCGCCACCCGCGACGGCCTGCGGCTCCTGACGGCCGGTGACCCCGTGGTGGGGCCCACGTGA
- a CDS encoding class I SAM-dependent methyltransferase, whose product MTRTEASSELAADYWNSPETVAGFSALDAQPYLIELLRQTPVEGVALDLGCGGGRNTLALLHRGFTTVALDLHSGMVEATRTRTGEYGEQVAVRQGAAHAIDAPDASFALVVCYGVLHNAVDHAQWSAAVSEIARVLRPDGLLALNCFTSRVLDPQLRQDGAEGRYLLPDGVPMTLLPPDRVLRAFADAGLTPEGAVHDYVRQLDVGPRAVLRCTLRREGH is encoded by the coding sequence ATGACCCGTACCGAGGCATCTTCCGAGCTGGCCGCGGACTACTGGAACTCCCCGGAGACGGTCGCCGGGTTCAGCGCGCTCGACGCCCAGCCCTACCTGATCGAGCTGTTGCGGCAGACCCCCGTCGAAGGGGTCGCGCTCGACCTCGGCTGCGGAGGCGGCCGCAACACTCTGGCCCTCCTGCACCGGGGCTTCACCACGGTCGCCCTGGACCTGCACTCCGGCATGGTCGAGGCCACCCGCACCCGCACCGGCGAGTACGGGGAACAGGTGGCCGTCCGACAGGGAGCGGCCCACGCCATCGACGCGCCGGACGCGTCCTTCGCGCTGGTCGTCTGCTACGGAGTGCTGCACAACGCCGTGGACCACGCGCAGTGGAGCGCCGCGGTGAGCGAGATCGCCCGGGTGCTGCGTCCGGACGGACTGCTCGCGCTGAACTGCTTCACCTCGCGGGTCCTCGACCCTCAACTGCGCCAGGACGGCGCCGAGGGCCGGTATCTGCTCCCCGACGGGGTGCCGATGACGCTGCTTCCCCCGGACCGCGTACTCCGGGCGTTCGCCGACGCGGGACTGACCCCCGAGGGCGCGGTGCACGACTACGTGCGACAGCTGGACGTCGGGCCACGTGCCGTGCTCCGCTGCACGTTGCGCCGGGAGGGACACTGA